Proteins co-encoded in one Candidatus Bealeia paramacronuclearis genomic window:
- the murA gene encoding UDP-N-acetylglucosamine 1-carboxyvinyltransferase — protein MHKIRIQGGKTLKGTIPLSGAKNAALPLMATCLLTDDALHLQNMPFLSDISSMIDLLAQLGVEVHSDTSSKTVTFNAKGLSSTTAPYDLVRKMRASVLVLGPLVARHGEAHVSLPGGCAIGTRPIDLHIKGLQALGAEIELGEGYIHAKASQGLKGADFTFSVVSVTGTENLMMAAALAKGQTRLINAAREPEIVDLAHCLNGMGAKISGMGTDTITIEGVEKLHGYTHRILPDRIEMGTYAIAAAITHGDIFLEYGDVNLIPSFAPLLEQSGVKFTQSETGLRVKSVNGKNHGVDIMTEPFPGFATDLQAQAMTLMCTAEGASMITESIFENRFMHVPELCRMGANITVHGSSALVRGVPHLIGAPVMATDLRASVSLVLAGLVAQGETLVNRVYHLDRGYEGLEEKLRNCGAEIERLQE, from the coding sequence ATGCATAAAATTAGAATTCAGGGCGGAAAAACGCTCAAAGGTACTATTCCTCTCAGTGGCGCTAAAAATGCGGCTCTCCCGTTGATGGCCACCTGTCTTTTGACAGATGATGCACTCCATCTTCAAAATATGCCTTTTTTGAGCGATATCAGCTCAATGATTGATCTCTTGGCGCAATTGGGCGTAGAAGTTCATTCTGACACAAGCTCAAAAACCGTCACCTTTAATGCCAAAGGATTATCGAGCACGACAGCGCCTTATGATTTAGTGCGCAAAATGCGGGCCTCCGTCCTTGTATTAGGGCCTTTGGTAGCCCGCCACGGGGAAGCTCACGTCTCCCTTCCCGGAGGTTGTGCCATTGGAACTCGTCCCATTGATCTTCATATTAAAGGGCTTCAAGCTTTGGGCGCTGAGATTGAACTCGGGGAAGGCTATATCCACGCCAAAGCCTCCCAGGGACTTAAAGGAGCTGATTTTACATTCTCCGTGGTTTCGGTGACGGGCACCGAAAACCTCATGATGGCCGCAGCCTTGGCCAAGGGGCAAACGCGCCTCATTAATGCCGCACGGGAACCTGAGATTGTGGATCTTGCCCATTGTTTAAATGGTATGGGCGCCAAAATTTCTGGCATGGGCACTGACACAATTACCATTGAAGGCGTTGAAAAACTCCATGGCTATACGCACCGTATTCTTCCTGATCGCATTGAAATGGGAACCTACGCTATTGCCGCAGCCATTACCCACGGCGATATTTTCTTAGAGTATGGAGATGTGAATCTCATTCCCAGTTTTGCGCCACTTTTAGAGCAAAGTGGTGTTAAATTCACTCAAAGCGAGACAGGCCTTCGTGTGAAATCAGTTAATGGAAAAAATCATGGTGTTGATATCATGACAGAACCCTTCCCCGGATTTGCCACCGATCTTCAAGCCCAGGCCATGACTCTCATGTGTACCGCAGAGGGTGCCTCGATGATTACCGAATCCATCTTTGAGAACCGCTTTATGCATGTGCCTGAACTTTGCCGCATGGGCGCCAACATTACCGTTCATGGTTCTTCTGCTCTTGTGCGAGGTGTCCCCCATTTAATTGGAGCACCTGTGATGGCCACCGATCTTCGCGCCTCCGTCTCTTTAGTACTTGCAGGCCTTGTGGCCCAGGGCGAGACCCTTGTTAATCGTGTCTATCATCTTGATCGCGGATATGAAGGCCTTGAAGAAAAACTCAGAAATTGCGGCGCAGAGATTGAACGCCTTCAGGAATGA
- a CDS encoding IS5 family transposase, which translates to MSFLNREARERLKNSQLIQAFSLIDWESVKQNMGKLGRSGYGPNGYVPVNLLKALILQAWHSLSDEGLEEALRVRLDFMVITGLEKVPDHTTLCRFRNLLISQNLWEYLLAMINYQLEQKGLKVKESQGAIIDATLIESAARPRKEMEGMAVDREEDKEYAVEEQVTLSKDPDATWLKKGKRSYFGYKGFMVIDQEDGYIDQVHVTPAHVSEVRELEEVVKKRRDKRLYGDKGYASQGNKDLLRSKGIKNGLMEKAKRNKPLTHWQKVFNRMISKIRYRVEQGFGTLKRKFKFTRASYFTTPKVQGQMALKAIAFNLLKATNKVAYG; encoded by the coding sequence ATGTCCTTTTTAAATCGTGAAGCCAGAGAGCGTTTAAAGAACAGTCAACTTATCCAAGCTTTTAGCCTTATCGACTGGGAGAGTGTAAAGCAAAATATGGGGAAACTAGGAAGATCTGGCTATGGCCCCAATGGGTACGTACCAGTCAATTTACTGAAGGCGTTGATTTTGCAGGCTTGGCATAGCTTAAGCGATGAGGGGTTGGAAGAAGCCTTGAGGGTTCGGTTGGACTTTATGGTCATCACGGGGTTGGAAAAGGTGCCTGATCATACGACGCTCTGTCGATTTCGCAACTTGTTGATCAGTCAAAACCTTTGGGAATACCTCCTTGCAATGATCAATTATCAACTAGAACAAAAGGGATTAAAAGTGAAAGAATCCCAAGGAGCGATTATAGATGCGACGCTTATCGAATCAGCGGCACGTCCTCGGAAAGAAATGGAGGGGATGGCTGTTGATCGTGAAGAAGACAAGGAATATGCTGTTGAAGAGCAGGTAACCCTTTCCAAAGATCCAGATGCCACATGGCTTAAGAAGGGGAAACGGAGCTATTTTGGGTACAAAGGCTTTATGGTCATTGACCAGGAGGACGGATATATTGATCAGGTTCACGTGACGCCTGCGCATGTCTCTGAAGTGAGAGAGTTGGAAGAGGTTGTGAAGAAGCGTCGAGATAAGAGGCTTTATGGAGACAAAGGGTATGCTTCCCAAGGAAACAAAGACTTGCTGAGGTCTAAGGGGATTAAGAACGGGTTGATGGAGAAAGCGAAAAGAAATAAGCCCTTAACCCATTGGCAAAAAGTATTTAACCGGATGATTTCGAAGATTCGATATAGGGTGGAACAAGGATTTGGAACCTTAAAACGAAAATTCAAATTCACGAGAGCATCCTATTTTACAACACCCAAAGTTCAAGGACAAATGGCCCTAAAAGCCATAGCCTTTAACCTCTTAAAGGCCACAAATAAGGTTGCTTATGGATAA
- a CDS encoding FIST signal transduction protein, which translates to MKVEQGSWNAKQSLEQNTHHLGDDVQLVLYFGAYKLLKNQDIYQKFKTIYPNAIIAGCSTGGEIFDREYNEDSCSYCAISFANSEIQATSRTLNSSEDSYEVGKELAQELNKKEKLRAVFLLSEGLVVNGSALVKGVNDVVDISKVVVTGGLAGDGDRFQETLVGCNANPTSQNVVAIGFYGDDLDIRWGSQGGWETFGPERLITKSSGNIMYELDGKPALDLYKRYLGDEAENLPASALYFPLAIWPQGLNPDHAVTRTILAVDENNNSLIFSGDVPEGWNARLMWGKFDNIVEGAAKAAEFAAIPEADNSFSILISCLGRKALMGQQVVNEVEESANMLGANNSRLGFYSYGEIAPHYLSEIPVLHNQTMTITTISEK; encoded by the coding sequence ATGAAGGTTGAGCAGGGGTCATGGAACGCAAAACAATCGCTTGAGCAAAATACGCACCATCTTGGTGATGATGTTCAGCTAGTCCTATATTTTGGAGCTTACAAACTCCTTAAAAATCAAGATATTTATCAAAAGTTCAAAACCATATACCCTAATGCGATTATTGCTGGATGCAGCACAGGCGGTGAGATTTTTGATCGGGAATATAATGAGGATAGCTGCTCCTATTGTGCGATTAGTTTTGCAAACTCTGAAATCCAAGCCACCTCCCGCACACTCAACTCTTCAGAAGACTCTTATGAGGTTGGGAAAGAGCTCGCCCAAGAGCTGAATAAAAAAGAGAAGCTGCGTGCAGTATTTCTTCTTTCAGAGGGGCTTGTTGTCAATGGAAGCGCACTTGTAAAAGGTGTTAATGATGTTGTGGATATCTCGAAAGTAGTCGTTACAGGAGGCCTTGCGGGGGATGGCGATCGCTTCCAAGAGACCCTTGTAGGGTGTAATGCTAACCCCACCTCTCAAAATGTTGTAGCCATCGGCTTTTATGGCGATGACCTTGATATTCGTTGGGGAAGTCAAGGCGGGTGGGAAACCTTTGGACCTGAGCGCCTCATTACAAAGTCTTCAGGAAATATCATGTATGAGCTAGACGGAAAACCAGCCCTTGATCTTTATAAAAGATATTTAGGGGATGAAGCCGAAAACCTTCCTGCTTCCGCTCTCTATTTCCCACTTGCAATCTGGCCACAAGGACTCAATCCAGATCATGCAGTGACAAGGACTATTCTGGCTGTAGATGAAAACAACAACTCCCTTATATTTTCAGGTGATGTGCCAGAAGGATGGAATGCACGCCTTATGTGGGGAAAATTTGACAATATCGTAGAGGGAGCCGCCAAAGCTGCAGAATTTGCAGCTATTCCCGAAGCTGATAATTCATTTTCCATATTAATTAGCTGTTTAGGTCGTAAAGCGTTAATGGGACAACAGGTTGTGAATGAGGTTGAAGAATCCGCCAATATGTTGGGGGCAAACAACTCACGTCTTGGCTTTTATTCCTATGGAGAAATTGCCCCCCATTATCTTTCAGAAATTCCAGTCCTTCACAATCAAACGATGACAATTACAACAATTTCAGAAAAATGA
- a CDS encoding putative bifunctional diguanylate cyclase/phosphodiesterase, with amino-acid sequence MFENIDESRIRHSLLKKQIKKAEKSTFADPFGYFVALVDQAYLDSDKERRLSEHTMEVMSSELIEANHDLRRQAHELTQTQERYLLAAEAANDGLWDWDLMTDLVYYSIRWRDMLGIPQSIALNSIEDWLSRIHPDYQELVRKEIQQHIEGQSEKIQIEYRIQHHQGHYIWALARGLASRDKIGKAVRIAGSQTDITLRKQYEESLYKAAFHDELTGLTNRALFIDRLDQAIQKSRRLGEKKVAVLFLDLDRFKYINDSMGHEIGDEVLKVVANVLRESTRSTDTVGRLGGDEFTVLLDPINDLQEAKIIAERILKKLNQPYKISGKEIHIASSIGLTLLDPNLPDPQSVLRNADLAMYEAKSTGKARLEVFDHSQHEKVIWRMQMESDLRHCVNCDGLEVYYQPLIDLKTGQIHAFETLLRWNHPEKGFISPDLFIPLAEEVGLIGRIGQSVLEKVIAQVRTWIHTMGIKNTPQIGVNISVRQLMDNHYFELIVSTLKKIGGLRHFIYLEITESVIMRDPNLVIERLKKLTALGIKISIDDFGTGYSSLSYLHNFPFDVLKIDREFISAMIKDKRTERLVSTIIGLAKDLDLKIVAEGIETEAQMKKLQELSCDYGQGYYFAKPMEAVNATAFLLNQKAFDSVRVG; translated from the coding sequence ATGTTTGAAAATATTGATGAATCAAGAATAAGGCATTCGCTTTTAAAAAAGCAAATAAAAAAGGCGGAGAAATCCACGTTTGCGGATCCCTTTGGCTATTTCGTAGCTCTTGTTGATCAAGCCTATTTAGATTCTGATAAGGAAAGACGTTTAAGCGAACACACCATGGAGGTAATGTCATCAGAGCTTATAGAGGCCAATCATGATTTAAGGCGCCAAGCACATGAACTCACTCAAACCCAGGAGCGCTATCTCTTGGCCGCAGAAGCTGCCAACGATGGCCTTTGGGATTGGGATCTTATGACAGATCTTGTTTATTATTCCATAAGGTGGCGAGATATGCTTGGAATTCCTCAAAGTATCGCTTTGAACTCCATTGAAGATTGGCTTTCTCGTATTCATCCTGACTATCAAGAGTTGGTACGAAAAGAAATTCAGCAACACATCGAAGGTCAATCTGAGAAAATTCAAATTGAATATCGCATTCAACATCATCAAGGACATTATATTTGGGCTCTTGCCCGAGGGCTTGCCTCACGAGACAAGATAGGGAAAGCCGTTCGCATTGCAGGATCTCAAACAGATATAACACTTCGCAAACAATACGAAGAGTCCTTATACAAAGCCGCCTTTCATGATGAGCTCACAGGTCTCACCAATCGTGCTCTTTTCATTGATCGCCTAGATCAAGCTATCCAAAAATCAAGACGATTGGGGGAAAAGAAAGTAGCAGTTCTTTTCCTAGATCTTGACCGTTTTAAATACATTAATGATTCCATGGGGCATGAAATTGGAGATGAAGTTCTTAAAGTTGTTGCCAATGTCCTGAGAGAGAGTACCCGCTCTACGGATACCGTGGGGCGCTTGGGAGGAGATGAATTCACGGTTCTACTTGACCCCATTAATGATCTTCAAGAGGCCAAAATCATTGCAGAACGCATTTTAAAAAAACTCAACCAGCCTTACAAAATTTCAGGCAAAGAAATTCACATTGCTTCGAGCATTGGATTAACTCTTTTAGATCCCAACCTCCCCGATCCACAAAGTGTTTTACGCAACGCTGATCTTGCGATGTATGAAGCAAAATCCACAGGCAAAGCCAGACTTGAGGTATTTGATCATTCTCAACATGAAAAAGTGATCTGGCGTATGCAAATGGAATCTGACCTCAGACATTGTGTGAATTGTGATGGATTAGAAGTCTATTATCAGCCCTTGATTGATCTTAAGACTGGACAAATTCATGCCTTTGAGACCCTCTTGCGATGGAACCATCCTGAAAAAGGGTTCATCTCTCCTGATCTTTTTATCCCGCTTGCAGAAGAAGTGGGTCTGATTGGACGTATTGGCCAGTCGGTTTTGGAAAAAGTGATTGCTCAGGTTCGTACGTGGATTCACACAATGGGAATTAAAAACACGCCTCAAATTGGTGTGAATATATCAGTGCGCCAATTGATGGATAATCATTACTTTGAACTTATTGTTTCAACTCTCAAAAAAATTGGAGGTTTGCGTCATTTTATTTATCTCGAAATTACGGAAAGTGTGATTATGAGAGATCCTAATCTTGTGATAGAGCGTCTGAAAAAACTGACTGCTTTGGGTATTAAAATCTCTATTGATGACTTTGGGACCGGATACTCATCTTTAAGTTATCTTCATAATTTTCCTTTTGATGTTTTAAAAATTGACAGAGAGTTCATATCTGCCATGATTAAAGACAAGCGTACAGAGCGCCTGGTTTCCACAATTATTGGACTTGCCAAAGATTTAGATTTAAAAATTGTAGCCGAAGGTATTGAAACTGAGGCCCAAATGAAAAAGCTCCAAGAACTATCATGCGATTACGGACAAGGTTATTATTTTGCAAAACCTATGGAAGCGGTTAATGCAACAGCCTTTCTATTAAATCAAAAAGCTTTTGACTCCGTGCGCGTGGGCTAG
- the dcd gene encoding dCTP deaminase, giving the protein MSILSDQWIRAQARENGMIEPFVEHQTKEGVISYGLSSYGYDARVAPEFKIFTNVDNAIVDPKNFSDAGFVDRETDVCVIPPNSFVLARTVEYFRIPRDVLVICLGKSTYARCGIIVNVTPLEPEWEGHVTLEFSNTTPLPAKIYANEGACQFLFLKGNEACEVSYRDRKGKYMGQQGVTLPKVISSLKSVNS; this is encoded by the coding sequence ATGTCGATACTTTCTGATCAATGGATTCGCGCACAAGCCCGTGAAAACGGAATGATTGAGCCATTTGTTGAACATCAAACCAAAGAAGGCGTGATCTCTTACGGTCTTTCGTCTTATGGCTATGATGCGCGCGTGGCGCCTGAGTTTAAAATTTTCACCAATGTGGACAACGCCATTGTAGATCCCAAAAATTTCTCAGATGCAGGATTTGTCGACCGCGAGACAGACGTTTGTGTGATCCCTCCTAATAGTTTTGTGCTTGCACGCACAGTTGAATATTTCCGAATCCCTCGTGATGTTCTTGTGATTTGTCTTGGAAAATCCACTTATGCCCGTTGTGGTATTATTGTAAATGTGACCCCCCTTGAACCCGAATGGGAAGGTCATGTTACATTGGAATTTTCAAATACGACCCCGCTGCCTGCTAAAATTTATGCCAATGAAGGTGCGTGTCAGTTCCTTTTTTTAAAAGGGAATGAAGCGTGCGAAGTCTCTTATCGAGACCGTAAGGGCAAATATATGGGACAACAAGGCGTGACTCTCCCCAAAGTTATTTCTTCACTTAAATCAGTTAATTCTTAA
- a CDS encoding ribonuclease J, which translates to MKFDKNALYFLPLGGCGEIGMNLNLYHDQGKWIMVDMGITFDDTPGIEVVMPDITFLEEIKDDLLGLVLTHAHEDHYGAIQYLWTKIKCPIFATPFTAEMLKYKTKEAGINPPVHVIPLGGGIDIGPFSIDFINLTHSIPEPNALAIKTTKGTILHTGDWKIDPNPLVGDSTDEDKLKRLGKEGVLALVCDSTNVFEEGRSGSEAVIRENLIELAGKYPGKRVVMACFASNVARVATGYEAAHQNGRFPVLVRRSLEKVDAAARASGYFQGMLPFLKAYDAKALDRGKTLLICTGSQGEQRAALKRIASQEDRHIKLETGDVVIFSSRQIPGNEKQIDELQNMLVEQGVELITHIEADVHVSGHPCRDELIDMYGWTKPQILIPVHGEEKHLVEQSKLGKLCQIPHTIVTHNGQVVELTSGKPEIVGEVHHGRLAVDGNVLIPFQGETMHIRHRMMANGQIIATLVVSEKGQLLAEPEILFFGVGEFHEELELQEDCIESLQAILADMTLDELQDDVLLEEKTRTLIRRIVNAARGKKPPTHVQVIRV; encoded by the coding sequence ATGAAATTCGATAAAAATGCTTTGTATTTCCTGCCATTAGGCGGGTGTGGTGAGATCGGAATGAACCTGAACCTTTACCATGATCAAGGAAAATGGATCATGGTGGATATGGGAATTACCTTTGATGATACGCCTGGCATTGAAGTTGTCATGCCGGACATCACCTTTTTGGAAGAGATTAAAGACGATCTTTTGGGTCTTGTTCTGACGCATGCCCATGAAGATCATTATGGCGCGATTCAATATCTTTGGACAAAAATCAAGTGCCCCATTTTTGCAACCCCATTTACGGCAGAGATGCTGAAATACAAAACGAAGGAAGCCGGAATTAATCCGCCCGTACACGTGATACCTCTAGGTGGCGGCATTGATATTGGACCTTTCTCCATTGACTTTATTAATTTAACCCACTCGATTCCTGAGCCCAATGCCTTGGCCATTAAAACCACAAAAGGAACAATTCTTCACACAGGTGATTGGAAGATTGACCCTAATCCCCTCGTTGGAGATTCAACGGATGAAGATAAATTAAAACGCCTTGGAAAAGAGGGCGTTTTGGCACTTGTATGCGATTCCACCAACGTTTTTGAAGAAGGTCGCTCGGGGTCAGAAGCGGTCATTCGCGAAAACTTGATCGAACTTGCAGGAAAATATCCTGGGAAACGCGTTGTCATGGCGTGCTTTGCCTCAAACGTCGCACGCGTGGCTACAGGCTATGAAGCCGCCCATCAAAATGGCCGCTTTCCTGTTTTAGTCAGACGTTCCCTTGAAAAAGTAGATGCCGCCGCACGGGCATCTGGTTATTTCCAAGGCATGCTCCCTTTTTTGAAAGCGTATGACGCCAAAGCACTCGATCGCGGCAAAACTCTTTTGATTTGCACAGGAAGCCAAGGTGAGCAACGGGCAGCTCTCAAACGCATTGCAAGTCAAGAAGATAGACATATTAAGCTCGAAACGGGTGATGTTGTGATTTTCTCCTCCCGTCAAATTCCTGGAAATGAAAAGCAAATCGATGAGCTTCAAAACATGCTCGTGGAACAAGGTGTTGAGCTCATCACGCATATCGAAGCCGATGTTCATGTTTCCGGTCATCCTTGCCGTGATGAATTGATTGATATGTACGGTTGGACAAAACCTCAAATTCTTATTCCCGTTCACGGAGAAGAAAAGCATTTGGTCGAGCAATCGAAACTTGGAAAGCTTTGCCAGATTCCTCATACAATTGTTACACATAATGGGCAGGTCGTAGAACTCACGTCTGGAAAACCTGAAATTGTGGGCGAAGTGCATCATGGGCGATTGGCAGTGGATGGAAACGTTCTCATTCCTTTTCAAGGAGAAACCATGCACATTCGGCATCGCATGATGGCCAATGGTCAAATTATTGCAACACTTGTGGTCTCGGAAAAAGGTCAATTACTGGCAGAACCCGAAATCCTCTTTTTTGGGGTGGGAGAATTTCATGAAGAGCTCGAACTCCAAGAAGACTGCATTGAATCACTTCAAGCCATTTTGGCGGATATGACTTTGGATGAACTTCAGGACGATGTTCTTTTGGAAGAAAAAACGAGAACTCTGATTCGGCGTATTGTCAATGCGGCAAGAGGCAAAAAACCACCCACCCATGTCCAAGTTATTCGGGTGTGA